Proteins encoded together in one Eubalaena glacialis isolate mEubGla1 chromosome 7, mEubGla1.1.hap2.+ XY, whole genome shotgun sequence window:
- the MKRN2OS gene encoding MKRN2 opposite strand protein isoform X1 has product MEGICWPCNEEKEVPGIKPLLAQEEKTMQRPEAGKPIIKFNHCQKYIYSFSVPPCCPLCRQDVGSRKLEEAPVSIPNPFTDGHQEECSFLLRPTQGTFLREYDGRSDLHVGITNTKGVVYNYAVHGVQRDEAGWEQSVSVPLLQPGMFGLRDQWDQYLEDFSTTGAWLPHRYEEDHHNCYSYALKFINCVLATEGEERLDRDEFTEKFVIPRTRKASKYITLYRMIEEHGFYVIDPPGPQTSPGPGSGSC; this is encoded by the exons ATGGAGGGCATTTGCTGGCCATGTAATGAGGAAAAGGAAGTCCCGGGGATCAAGCCCCTCCTTGCCCAGGAGGAGAAAACCATGCAGCGCCCAGAGGCTGGGAAGCCTATCATCAAATTCAACCACTGTCAGAAGTACATCTACAGCTTCAGCGTGCCGCCATGCTGCCCCCTCTGCCGGCAGGACGTGGGCTCCAGGAAGCTGGAGGAAGCACCTGTCAGCATCCCTAATCCGTTTACCGATGGGCATCAAGAAGAGTGTTCATTCCTCCTCAGACCAACTCAAGGGACGTTTCTTAG GGAGTATGACGGAAGGTCTGATCTTCACGTGGGGATAACCAACACAAAAG GAGTCGTGTATAATTACGCGGTGCACGGTGTCCAGCGAGACGAAGCGGGCTGGGAGCAGAGTGTGAGCGTCCCGCTCCTGCAGCCCGGCATGTTCGGACTGAGGGACCAGTGGGACCAGTACCTGGAAGACTTCTCCACCACGGGGGCCTGGCTGCCTCACAG GTACGAAGAAGACCACCACAACTGCTACAGCTACGCCCTCAAGTTCATTAACTGCGTCCTGGCCACAGAGGGCGAGGAGCGGCTGGACCGGGACGAGTTCACGGAGAAGTTCGTGATCCCGAGGACGAGGAAGGCTTCCAAGTACATCACGCTCTACCGCATGATAGAAGAGCACGGCTTCTACGTCATCGACCCCCCTGGTCCCCAGAcaagcccaggtccgggaagCGGTTCGTGCTGA
- the MKRN2OS gene encoding MKRN2 opposite strand protein isoform X2, whose translation MGIKKSVHSSSDQLKGRFLGVVYNYAVHGVQRDEAGWEQSVSVPLLQPGMFGLRDQWDQYLEDFSTTGAWLPHRYEEDHHNCYSYALKFINCVLATEGEERLDRDEFTEKFVIPRTRKASKYITLYRMIEEHGFYVIDPPGPQTSPGPGSGSC comes from the exons ATGGGCATCAAGAAGAGTGTTCATTCCTCCTCAGACCAACTCAAGGGACGTTTCTTAG GAGTCGTGTATAATTACGCGGTGCACGGTGTCCAGCGAGACGAAGCGGGCTGGGAGCAGAGTGTGAGCGTCCCGCTCCTGCAGCCCGGCATGTTCGGACTGAGGGACCAGTGGGACCAGTACCTGGAAGACTTCTCCACCACGGGGGCCTGGCTGCCTCACAG GTACGAAGAAGACCACCACAACTGCTACAGCTACGCCCTCAAGTTCATTAACTGCGTCCTGGCCACAGAGGGCGAGGAGCGGCTGGACCGGGACGAGTTCACGGAGAAGTTCGTGATCCCGAGGACGAGGAAGGCTTCCAAGTACATCACGCTCTACCGCATGATAGAAGAGCACGGCTTCTACGTCATCGACCCCCCTGGTCCCCAGAcaagcccaggtccgggaagCGGTTCGTGCTGA